The genomic DNA ttaaatttctaaaatgtttgaaAGCCAGAATAATACTAGTTAGGAGAGAAGCTCCATTTCTGTTTCCCTCTTTTTATATATTAgataatttatttgtaatatgGACCAAATATCATTGTTGACATTTGTTTCAATACATTTATACTCCTATGTCTTTGCCAGGCACCCAGAATGGGTTTGCTGGAAAAGAGACCACATGGCCGATTGCAGTCTTATTTCAGTAACCCAGTGTATAACATACTACCTGGCATATAGCATAGGCTTAATAAATAAGGCTGAACAAATAAATCTCCCTCCAATATTTTGATTATATGATTGAAGGCTCTAGTTCTTCTgtgaaatagattttatttttattgagggcTTCCCGTTAGTTTGCATATTTACACTAAAATGAAAGTTAGTGAATCAATGAAGATATGGTAGACCCCCCCAaatttaatgtatatatacacattcttttttttctttaaaaatatgctatACCTTATCTGTAAGAGATATACACTAAAGTATTTATGGGTAAAACTATATGACATattgaatttgctttaaaatagtgtatctgtatacatatatactggAAAAAAAGTGTATCTGTGAGAAACAGATGAAACAGAgtggcaaaatattaataattgttgAAGCAGGGTGATAGGTACTGAGAGGTTTTTTATACTATGCATATTGTGTGGTTTGAAAATTTCAACagtaaaaataatgaattcaaatacatttcaataataaaaagacaaaataaagatatttccaaCTAACAAAACTACTATATAACTGGCATTTTGCAAAGATCTGTACTAGACTAATTACATGACGTTGTTATAGTGAAAGGTTGCGAACAACTTAAATGTCAATCAGTAGGGATAGTTAAATATAGGATATCCACATTGCAATGGAACACTATCCAACTATGAAGAAACCTGCTGAGTGATAAAAGAGTTTCCACAGCAGCGTATGGAGCCTGATTCCATGTTCACAGGAGTGCATGTGTGTCCATCCACTGTTCAGAGTGGTTATCTCTGCAAAAAGGAATTGcaggtggttttttgtttttttacttttttcttgaaactgttttgtattatttaacaattttacaggggtatatattaattttatattttggggaAATTCTTTTATGATATCCTATGATTTTTCTCATTATGTTATTCTTTCTAGCTGATGGACAGATGTTTTAATTGTTAAAAACTGTTTTAGGTCTTAAGTAATTCAAAGTGGGAAAGTGCTATACTTCTAAAACAATATGAAATCTAGAgtagatttcatttatttttaaaaatgaaaataaaaaattttaaggcatTCTAGCTAGCACATACGTTTTTTCCTCAACCACCTACTGACTGCATATAGTAAGCCATCAAAAACTACATGAAACTTAACATTATACAATATATGAAAATAGATTTAAGTACCTTTTGGTAATTCAAATCAGGCTGAAAACTCTTTTAATTATAGAAAGAAATagcatttggaaaacaaaataagaaaatgcttTGTAGTTTGTTCATAATAAATTTGAATTGAAAATATTCCAACAGTTCTATGCAAAAAAGTATTTGTGGGTATTTTAGTAATATGTTTGTTAGATTAAACAGATGGCAGAATGGAATAAAATGCAATTTCCAGATGCATGGTTTTGTGATTTCAGTGCTGTGGACTCAGCCTTATCAGCTAAATCTCAAGTTTAACTTTAGCGAGCACTGCAAAATTTTTTGGAGTTAACTTGAACTTAATGATTAATTTTTGAAACATTATTTAAGGTTAATCATCTTGGGTAAGAGTCCAAAAGGTAGGTGTTCTCTAATGGCTATGAAATCTTGTATCTTTAGTTAGTCTGCGCCGCGCCTTGTTCTTAGTCTGCAAAGACCCCAGAAAAGAGTGGGTGGGAGCCAGTGATGGGACCTCTCTCTACCTCATCCCTCTTTAGGGGCCTTTACAACACATTACAGTTGCTGTGTACAGTCCTTAGTCAAGGATTGTACTGTCCCCACCATTTACTATTTCCTTGCTGATTTTAAGGCTTCAAGGAATTAAAAGTAGCTCCTTTGGTACATAAACTTGGTAATTCCAATTTTgttaatgtaataaaaaataaatcagggacttccctggtggtacactgtttaagaatacacctgccaatgcaggggacaagggtttgatcccttgtctgggaagatcccacatgcggcggagcaactaagcccgcgagccacaactactgagttgtagtctgtggtctagagcccgcgagccacaactactgagcccgcacgcaacaactacttaagcctgctcgcctagagcccgtgctccgcaataagagaagccaccgcaatgagaagcccgcgcaccacaacgaagagtagcccccgctcaccgcaactggagaaagcctgcgcgcaatgtagacccaacgcagccaaataataatcaatcaatcaaccaatcagaagataTCACCTAAGTTACCTGGTGGATATTTCCTTCTTTCACATCCATGTCCTAAGCTTTAGGAATGATGAGAGATTTCTTATGTTTTGATTTGTCCAAGTTATGTATCTGTAACCAGATTGAAGAATCacattttgttataaattaaCTGTATATACTTGCAGTTGTGTTAGATACTCTGCTTCTTACTGTGTTTCTAgatgatcttgggcaaatcatttaaatctttatttaggGGTTTTAAAGGTCTATCACATGGTCAATATCCCcagattaaaattgtttttaggttttttacCTGGTTCTTAGAAGAACTGGATTGTCCGTAATGGATAGTATTGGAGTGAGGCTTCTTTGAAGTTTCTGAAGAGTCCTGACATAATTTCCTTTTAGACTTGTGGGCTGTTCTGCTTACTATTAACCGGTGGTCACTTACATCAGCTTCTTTAGTTTGATCAACTGATTGTTGCTGCAGCAGTTGGGAATCTTCCGTTTCTGTGTCTGATTCAAAAATGTGTGGTGGTCTTTTCACTTTTAGTGACTCGTGGCCTTTCCCTAAAATTTGTGTTATGTATTTGCTtgtcaaattttctttttcattcacttGGAAGTCAACAGCACTTTTTATTACACCTAACTTGTTACTTGACATCTGAAATACTGAACTATTAGGTAGTTGTTTAATTTCACTTAAACTCATGACCGATAATTTTCCACTAGAAGGGGGATTTTCTGTCATATTTTCAAAGGACTCAGTGTTTTTTTCTTGCAGAGATCTAGAAGTCTTCATCTGAATGCTGCGATTAGATCTTTTTTTAATAGCTGGATCTAAATTCAGTTTATCATCCTGGATCACACTAGTTTTAAGTGAAAGCAACTTAGATTCTGTAACAACATGTTTTCTTTTCAGGTTGTCAGGTTCTAAGATATTTTTGTTCATCTGTAATTGTCGATTTTTGAAAACTGGTATGAATTTAGGGGCAATATTATGTTGGGAGCTAAAATCTGTGTCTTGAACTTGAGTACTTCCTCTGTTGAGCTTTGGTACTTCCAGATGTACTTGTGCTGCCTTCTCAGGCAGggatttctttctgctctgaaCAGATTCTGGCTGGAGGTGCAGAGTTGAGGACACATAGGGCTTCGGCTGGCTGACCGAAAGCTCCATCTTGTGGTCTGTGGCTACTGAATGAAGTGGAATACTTTGAGCCTGGGCAGGTCTTGTGGAAGGGGCCTGAGCCAGAGAGGACCTGAACTTTTGTTTAGTGGTTAGATTAGGCGGCTTGACTTTCTTTTCCTGAAAGGATAAAGATTAGGAAATTTCGAAAATGTAATAATGTCCTTAACGGAAAAGAAATGACATAAGATATCATCAAAATAAGGATAAAAAGTAACACTACAATACATAGAAcaggtaaagaaaaacaaacaaatgagccTTAGTGAGGACATGTGTATATTTCTTATGATTTGTATCCTTCTTTAGATACCATCCTTTCAAGGTAATATTTTAAGATGAAGTTATATTCTAAATTGtatataaatcaactataaaaaCTATACCCTTAGCTGCTACCATCGTCGTCCAAATGTGCTCGTTCTGCTGTCTCTCTCAGAATgtctttccctcttctctccattttttccctctcaaCTTCCCAAGGATCTTCTATCAGTTACTATTTGTCACCAAAAAAATAGGACAAGGTAATGCTCTTATCTTTTAGTGTGCATGTTCAGTCTCCCTAAGTAGATACTAGATTCGCTGAGGGTAGGAACTATGAGTTACTTATTCTTACATCCTTCACATGCTTAAATCTTTCACACAGTTACTAACAAAACATTTACTCAGAAATTAAATTAATGGAGGAGGTGGTTGCATCTACACTACGCCCTTCAGAACAAGTAGGATTTTGAGTATAGGGCAGTGACTGTGTCTTAATCATTTTGCAGTCTTATTGCCTACTAGAGTGCCTGGTATCTGGAAGCAATTCAGCAAGTACTTGTCAAACTGACTTGTCAGATACATCAAAGAGAAACAAGTGTTCATAGTCTTCTTAAAAAATTGttgtagaaaaatataaagcatgaAATATACCATTTTATCCATTGttaagcatacaattcagtggcattaagtacattccccACTGTACTTCTGTTGTGTAATCAtcactatttccaaaactttatcTTTATCCCAAACAGGAACTTCATAGTCTTTAAGCAATAACTTGTTTCCTTCTCCTAACAGCTCTGGTTaccaccattctcctttctgtcacTATGAATTTGCCCACTCTAAGTAttccatgtaagtggaatcacaatatttgtctctttgtgtctggcttatttcattcagcttttcaaagttcatccatgttgtagcacatgtcagaatttcattcatttttatggctgaataatattccattgtatgtatataccacattttgtttatctattcatctgttgctgCGAAGTGCTTatagtcttttaaaatacatacctATTAAGTCTTAGTGTCTGTAAAAGAGAGACATGTGACAATAATCGGAAACACTGAACACAGAGTTCTTTTCTCACCCTCTGACATAAAAAACACATAGATTCACACcttgaaatataattaaaaaaaacaatctggAACAATATTCAAACCAGAACAATTGGTTTTTCTCTCCCTTACTGGAGATTCAGTTGTTGAATATAGTTGGGAGGACAGTAGGACAGAATTTTAGGAGATAAGAGTTGTGAACAGGCAGAGGAAAAGTGAGTGAGTGATCCACTTACTTATTAGGCAAATCAtaccaaaacttagtggctttaaacaaaaataattatgttttatctttaatgattctgggatttttttaaaaaaatttatttattttttgattctgGGATTTGACATGGTTTAGCGAAGAGGCTCTCAGGCAGTTGTGGTTAGATGACTCTGGGGCTGGAATCACTTCCTCACTCACATGTGTGATGATCGACACTGGTGGTCATTTGGAGTACCTACAGGTAGCCTCTTCATGTAGACTGGGATCCCTCACATGTGGCATAGCAACTGTCCCAAGAGACAGGaagaaactgtttttcttttaatgacttAGTCTTGGAAGTCATGTAGCATCACTTCTATCACAGGCCTGCCTAGATCCAAAAGGAGGGGACATAGACCCCATACTACAATAGAAGAGTTGTCACTGGTCAGAAGGGCATGTGGCTGGGTGACCTTGTAGCCACCTTGAAAAATGGAGTAGAATGTCAGAGAGCAGTTGGTCTCTTACCAACTTCAAGCCTCTGACATCATAGTACAGGTGACCTACAAAAGGGCTGGTGCACTTGGCAATGGAGATGCATACAAACCCGACGCAGGATTTAGAGAGCTGAAGGAGGAGATGTGGTCAGGGTAGATGGAGCTATGGCCCAACTTCTGCTCCACATCAACAAGCTGCCATAGCTTATCCCCATGAGGCTGAGTTGCAACACTGGCCTCACACAGACTTTCTCTGTGTGAACGTAGCTCTTGCTTCGCCTCCACCTTCCCAATCACGTGCCACCCTAAGCCAGAACGATGTAGGAAGGAATTCAAGGACACATACCTACAGCGTACTCAGGTTGACATAATACAAAGTCACCACAGAGAATAACGCTCCTTCTCCCACCACGGCTATTCGTGGGAGAAGTGGGAAGTCCCCAATAAAGTCCTGGGTAAGGTTTGGGTGATGCTCAAAGTAGGTGACTGGGTTCACTTTTGTCTGTAGATTTCTCAAGCTGGAGTCTTATTCATGTCAGTGAGGCAAGAAGACGCCCCTCTTTACTTCCTCATAATTTGCAGAGGGCACAGAAGAGGAACTAGCCAGCTTTCATGACCCTGAGTGAAGTGATGCAGAAGCTAACTGAGGAATGGTTTATAATGCCAGGAGATTGCTAGGCTGAGTGAAAAAGCACGCATCAAGAAGGGGTTTGTATTGTTTgatagggctgctataacaaagccaccacaaactgggtggcttaaacaacagaaatgtattgccccaaagttctggaggtgagaaGTCCAAAATAAAGGTGCTGGCAGAATTTGGGCCATGAGAAAAGGATGTGATCTAGGCCTCTTCCCTCAATTTGGAGATGGCCATTTCAtattcacatggcattctccctgcaAATgagtctgtgtccaaatttcccttttatataagaacaccagtcacaCTGGATTAGGGGCCCACATATGCCAGTATCTCATCATTTCTGTAACAGCCCTATTTCAAACAAGGTCACGTCCTGAGGTACTgctggttaggacttcaacatgtcaatttttttgtgggggggaggggtgcacAATTCTACCCATAACAGGGTTTGACATGTAGCGCTAGAGAAATTCAAGAGGGGATACAGCTGTTCTTCTGAAGACTATCTGTACAAAGGAGCTAGAAGAACACCTTGTACACCATCTTTGTCAAGATACCATATGAGACCAGCAACATCAGACTAATGCAAGTCAAGAAGTTAAtgcctgccctctcccctccactACGCAGCTGTGACTGTGTGATGGACGTGACGGATACGGTGGACTGGTGTTCAATACCCATTCCACCCTCCTTCTAGCATTCCTTCTAGAGCCTGGAAAtctaaaatgaacattttctccTTTGCAGCTAGGGTTCAGGATGTGATTTAGGATCAACCAGTCAGATGCACTCATACAATATTTGGAAGAAAGAAGTGAGGTAAAGCCATACTTccatagtttctgctgaaaagtttACTTATGAATGCCTTTGGTTTTTCAGTTGCAGAGTTAGCAGAAGCCCAAGTGTCCACTCACCAGCTTTGCAGGTGTCTGGAACAGAGCTTAGGGCATTCATTCTCCTGATGTGGACCATTTGAGGCAAACACACCAAATGCCCTCACCCTATGTAGGCTTTCCCCTGTACGTAGATGCTATCACGGGGAGAATGATTCTTAAATTTGAATGAAATTCTACCTCAAAAAGATGTTTTGTCATAAGCGGCTGAATCATCTTAAAATGGCTACACTGAATTTTTTCCATTTGATGAAAAACAGGTCAAGAACTAAGTTGAAATCAATTGTAGAAAATCAAAGAACGTTTTTAGACCCTTGGTTTTCATAAACCGTAGTAACTGTTAAACAATATACCTACTACTTGAGATACCAAAAGAAAAACTCATTCTAGGCAGATTCATATAAGAATAGATTATC from Pseudorca crassidens isolate mPseCra1 chromosome 12, mPseCra1.hap1, whole genome shotgun sequence includes the following:
- the C12H18orf63 gene encoding uncharacterized protein C18orf63 homolog; its protein translation is MNDSRQQSLFFITLPDLHKLCAVRIILSNGVADNEMRSTQLKICRQLLFLHQDILTSPVPEIFTQIWVVMAIPFYKAGKLNAYIQKYGAKVEAPQRVIPVILQNCLSYSLTARLAPAWNKAGHLLVQGREFLSQMGKQSAVVLDINVTETQVCLSIEAYTIRLPPPQLREFDISQSIIKDFETNKNAVITGHSILSNWCYVLPSMKMGQIISILHTIPPDCPFHSYEDFQMHWDDLYSYKLPENYGTTKIYCSIYFKMIGRRIFTYPLSCIRSQPIQFFPRVDMESVLKSFLSDLKSKLPHICGFPIKMTTKPLYYTQELTKLYLQEKKVKPPNLTTKQKFRSSLAQAPSTRPAQAQSIPLHSVATDHKMELSVSQPKPYVSSTLHLQPESVQSRKKSLPEKAAQVHLEVPKLNRGSTQVQDTDFSSQHNIAPKFIPVFKNRQLQMNKNILEPDNLKRKHVVTESKLLSLKTSVIQDDKLNLDPAIKKRSNRSIQMKTSRSLQEKNTESFENMTENPPSSGKLSVMSLSEIKQLPNSSVFQMSSNKLGVIKSAVDFQVNEKENLTSKYITQILGKGHESLKVKRPPHIFESDTETEDSQLLQQQSVDQTKEADVSDHRLIVSRTAHKSKRKLCQDSSETSKKPHSNTIHYGQSSSSKNQIHNLDKSKHKKSLIIPKA